A single genomic interval of Terriglobus albidus harbors:
- a CDS encoding dienelactone hydrolase family protein: protein MTHPRIELNFFSSIVVCMTILENEHVELSTPTGPMRVHIFRPAGEGKYPGVLFYTEIFQVTGPIRRTAAMIAGHGYIVAIPEIYHEFESAGTVLGYDQAGSDRGNALKTTKTLAGYDGDARAVLDHLKQRPDCTGRLGVMGICIGGHLAFRAAMNPDVLATVCFYGTDIHKGSLSVSGDDSLARASEIKGELLMIWGRQDPHVPLEGRRKILARLDELNLNFTWHEVNGAHAFLRDEGPRYDPALARWGYGMALELFHRRVAVGG, encoded by the coding sequence ATGACACACCCTCGGATCGAGCTGAACTTTTTCTCTTCTATAGTGGTGTGCATGACGATTCTGGAAAACGAACATGTAGAACTCTCCACGCCCACCGGTCCGATGCGGGTACATATCTTCCGTCCGGCCGGAGAGGGCAAGTATCCTGGCGTTCTCTTCTACACGGAGATCTTCCAGGTAACAGGTCCCATTCGCCGTACCGCAGCCATGATTGCCGGACATGGGTATATCGTCGCTATTCCGGAGATCTATCACGAGTTTGAGAGCGCAGGGACGGTGCTGGGTTATGACCAGGCGGGAAGCGATCGAGGCAATGCACTGAAGACTACGAAGACGCTGGCAGGCTATGACGGAGATGCGCGTGCGGTGCTAGACCATCTGAAGCAGCGTCCGGACTGTACCGGACGGCTTGGCGTCATGGGCATCTGCATTGGCGGTCACCTTGCGTTTCGCGCGGCGATGAATCCGGACGTGCTGGCAACCGTCTGTTTCTACGGAACCGATATTCATAAGGGATCGCTGAGCGTAAGCGGAGATGATTCTCTGGCACGTGCGTCTGAGATCAAAGGCGAGCTCTTGATGATCTGGGGACGGCAGGATCCCCACGTTCCACTCGAAGGCCGGAGAAAGATTCTTGCGCGCCTGGATGAGCTGAACCTGAACTTTACCTGGCACGAAGTGAATGGGGCGCATGCCTTCCTTCGGGACGAGGGGCCTCGCTATGATCCCGCTCTTGCACGCTGGGGTTACGGGATGGCGCTTGAGCTTTTCCATCGCCGTGTAGCCGTGGGCGGTTAA
- the pnp gene encoding polyribonucleotide nucleotidyltransferase, whose protein sequence is MKQEVTVELAGGKRITFETGRIAKQASGAALTTSGDTVVLGTAVASPEPKEGIDFFPLTVEYREFTYAGGRIPGGFIKREGRPSEKEILTARQIDRPIRPLFPEGFRNETQVVGFVYSADKENDPDVVAINAASCALALSDIPFSGPVGAVRVGLIDDQFVVNPTYEEKEKSLLNIMVVGTKDGIVMIESGAKEVAEDKVVDAIEFGHGEIKKIVAVIEELVQKAGKTKRAVAAVEKDEAYYNELKSRVGDRLKDALDTQKYAKIDSYAKVKEIKDELKAALPADEPDAPKKLSKYYELLRENTFREQVLDERIRPDRRAFDQIRQIDIEVGVLPRTHGSALFTRGETQALVTATLGTGDDAQRLETYTGEQKKTFMLHYNFPPFSVGEVGRMSGVGRREIGHGALASRAIEAVLPSEAESPYVLRVVSDILESNGSSSMATVCGASLALMHAGIKLKAAVAGIAMGLVKEGDKYAVLTDIAGAEDHYGDMDFKVAGTRNGITALQMDIKIMGITAQIMREALEQARVARLFLLDKMDAVIAAPSEKPSAYAPRIHTMQIPTDKIRDLIGPGGKVIRGIIDATGVKIDVDDSGRVNVASSDADGLERAIQMISDLTAVPEVGKTYLGKVVRLAEFGAFVEIFPGTDGLLHVSEIAEHRVKDVKDELREGDQVLVKVLGIEGNRIKLSRKAVLREQREKLGLPPVAAPQEGGKSAQEGGKSDRGPRAPRPERQPSNAPTITIEGGDDFEEDDEEGDDDFDGEGENEGGDENFNRSDVPGGFVQGGGQGQPKRDGGRGRRRRRGGRRPGGQGGGQQGGGNRPA, encoded by the coding sequence ATGAAACAGGAAGTGACTGTTGAGCTTGCCGGTGGCAAGCGGATTACATTTGAGACGGGACGGATCGCGAAGCAGGCCTCTGGCGCTGCGCTGACGACCAGCGGCGATACCGTAGTCCTCGGCACGGCTGTTGCCAGCCCGGAGCCTAAGGAAGGTATCGATTTCTTCCCGCTTACCGTGGAGTATCGCGAGTTTACGTATGCCGGCGGACGTATCCCCGGCGGCTTCATCAAGCGTGAGGGACGCCCTTCGGAGAAGGAGATTCTGACCGCACGGCAGATCGATCGTCCGATTCGCCCGCTGTTCCCGGAGGGCTTCCGCAATGAGACGCAGGTCGTCGGATTCGTTTATTCCGCGGACAAGGAAAACGATCCTGACGTCGTCGCCATCAATGCTGCATCCTGCGCCCTGGCGCTGTCGGACATCCCGTTTTCCGGTCCGGTCGGCGCAGTCCGCGTCGGTCTGATCGACGACCAGTTTGTCGTCAACCCGACCTATGAAGAGAAGGAAAAGAGCCTTCTCAACATCATGGTTGTCGGTACCAAGGACGGCATTGTGATGATCGAGTCCGGAGCCAAGGAAGTTGCCGAGGATAAGGTTGTCGACGCGATTGAGTTCGGTCATGGCGAGATCAAGAAGATCGTTGCAGTGATCGAGGAACTCGTGCAGAAGGCCGGCAAGACCAAGCGCGCTGTTGCCGCCGTCGAGAAGGACGAGGCCTATTACAACGAGCTGAAGTCCAGGGTGGGAGACCGCCTGAAGGATGCACTCGACACGCAGAAGTACGCGAAGATCGACAGCTATGCCAAGGTCAAGGAGATCAAGGACGAGCTGAAGGCCGCTCTGCCGGCTGATGAGCCCGATGCTCCGAAGAAGCTTTCGAAGTACTACGAGCTGCTGCGCGAAAACACCTTCCGCGAGCAGGTGCTCGATGAGCGTATCCGTCCTGATCGCCGTGCCTTCGACCAGATCCGCCAGATCGACATCGAGGTTGGCGTTCTTCCCCGTACCCACGGTTCAGCGTTGTTCACCCGTGGTGAGACGCAGGCGCTGGTGACGGCCACTCTCGGTACCGGCGACGATGCGCAGCGCCTCGAGACCTACACCGGCGAGCAGAAGAAGACCTTCATGCTCCACTACAACTTCCCGCCGTTTTCGGTCGGCGAAGTGGGCCGTATGTCGGGCGTTGGCCGCCGCGAGATCGGTCACGGAGCCCTGGCGTCGCGCGCCATCGAAGCGGTTCTGCCTTCCGAGGCCGAGTCGCCCTATGTGCTGCGTGTCGTCTCGGACATCCTGGAGTCGAATGGTTCGTCCTCCATGGCAACGGTCTGCGGTGCATCTCTCGCGCTGATGCACGCCGGCATCAAGCTGAAGGCCGCTGTCGCGGGTATCGCGATGGGTCTGGTGAAGGAAGGCGATAAGTACGCCGTGCTGACCGATATCGCTGGTGCGGAAGACCACTACGGTGACATGGACTTCAAGGTGGCTGGTACCCGCAACGGTATCACCGCTCTCCAGATGGACATCAAGATCATGGGCATCACCGCGCAGATCATGCGTGAGGCCCTGGAGCAGGCACGCGTCGCTCGTCTCTTCCTGCTGGACAAGATGGACGCCGTTATTGCTGCTCCGAGCGAGAAGCCTTCGGCTTACGCTCCGCGTATCCACACCATGCAGATTCCGACCGACAAGATCCGCGATCTGATCGGACCGGGCGGCAAGGTGATCCGCGGCATCATCGATGCAACGGGAGTGAAGATCGACGTCGACGATTCCGGCCGCGTCAATGTAGCCTCCTCGGACGCCGATGGACTGGAGCGCGCGATCCAGATGATCAGCGACCTTACTGCTGTGCCCGAGGTTGGCAAGACCTATCTGGGCAAGGTCGTCCGTCTGGCGGAGTTCGGCGCGTTCGTCGAGATCTTCCCCGGCACCGATGGCCTGCTGCACGTCTCCGAGATCGCAGAGCACCGTGTGAAGGACGTGAAAGACGAGCTGCGTGAAGGCGATCAGGTCCTGGTCAAGGTCCTGGGCATTGAAGGCAACCGCATCAAGCTCTCCCGCAAGGCTGTTCTTCGCGAACAGCGTGAGAAGCTCGGTCTGCCTCCGGTCGCTGCGCCGCAGGAAGGTGGTAAGAGCGCGCAGGAAGGTGGCAAGAGCGACCGTGGCCCACGTGCTCCGCGTCCCGAGCGTCAGCCGTCGAATGCACCCACCATCACTATCGAGGGTGGCGACGATTTCGAAGAGGATGATGAGGAAGGCGACGATGACTTCGATGGAGAAGGCGAGAACGAGGGCGGTGATGAGAACTTCAACCGCTCTGATGTTCCCGGAGGCTTCGTTCAGGGTGGCGGACAGGGACAGCCAAAGCGTGATGGTGGCCGTGGCCGTCGTCGCCGTCGCGGCGGACGCCGTCCCGGTGGACAGGGTGGCGGACAGCAGGGTGGCGGCAATCGCCCTGCCTAA
- the rpsO gene encoding 30S ribosomal protein S15, which produces MLAPAKKTEIITKFRTHDSDTGSPEVQIAILSERIGELTEHFKTHKKDHGSRRGLLMLVSKRRRLLDYLKKNDSDRYREVIGKLGIRK; this is translated from the coding sequence GTGTTAGCACCTGCCAAGAAGACAGAAATTATCACCAAATTCCGCACGCATGATTCGGATACTGGTAGCCCCGAGGTCCAGATTGCGATTCTGAGCGAGCGGATCGGCGAGCTGACGGAGCACTTCAAGACCCATAAGAAGGACCATGGCTCCCGTCGCGGCCTGCTGATGCTGGTCAGCAAGCGCCGTCGCCTGCTGGACTACCTCAAGAAGAACGACTCTGACCGCTACCGCGAAGTGATCGGCAAGCTGGGCATCCGTAAGTAA
- a CDS encoding endo-1,4-beta-xylanase: MNLPRRELLRYGLLSAAGAGLAPLIGCGKKTSAPAPKQAPTREISGQWSLRSVAAEHRLLTGFAVDPKLLQDPHYVAVVREQASLIVPENAMKWGALRPALGQYSFEQADALLTFAEQNRIRLRGHTLCWHRALPSWVEAIDSAQEARRQLTEHIQTVTGRYAGRMHSWDVVNEAVEVKDNRPDGLRNSFWLRMVGPDYIEVAFQAARAADPAALLSYNDYGIESETYDAEQKRSAVLLLLRRLKARRVPLDAVGIQCHISARPMYSYGPGLQRFMERVREMGLQIFLSEMDVNDREVDRTPGRQDVEVAQTYSRFLAMALEERAVTAVLFWGVDDGQSWLRYENGRDDQTRPLLFDQNLRPKEAFYAARAAMETRSTPSKTGL, translated from the coding sequence ATGAATCTGCCTCGCCGCGAGCTGTTGCGGTATGGTCTTCTCTCCGCCGCGGGCGCAGGTCTTGCTCCATTGATCGGTTGCGGGAAGAAGACGTCTGCTCCGGCTCCGAAACAGGCTCCCACCCGCGAGATTTCAGGACAGTGGTCTCTGCGCTCTGTCGCAGCAGAGCATCGTCTTTTGACAGGGTTCGCCGTGGATCCGAAACTGTTGCAGGACCCGCACTATGTAGCCGTAGTGCGTGAGCAGGCCAGCCTGATTGTTCCTGAAAATGCGATGAAGTGGGGCGCACTGCGGCCTGCACTTGGACAATATTCGTTCGAGCAGGCGGATGCATTGCTTACCTTTGCGGAGCAGAACCGGATTCGTCTGCGCGGGCATACGCTGTGCTGGCACCGGGCGCTGCCGTCGTGGGTCGAGGCGATCGATTCCGCGCAGGAGGCCCGCCGGCAATTGACCGAACACATTCAGACAGTTACAGGCCGATATGCGGGGAGAATGCACTCCTGGGACGTTGTGAATGAGGCCGTCGAGGTAAAGGACAATCGCCCGGATGGCCTGCGGAACTCGTTCTGGCTTCGAATGGTGGGGCCGGACTATATCGAAGTGGCTTTTCAGGCGGCACGTGCGGCAGATCCTGCGGCGCTTCTGAGTTATAACGACTACGGCATCGAGAGCGAGACTTACGACGCGGAGCAGAAGCGCAGTGCGGTGTTGCTCTTATTGCGGCGGCTGAAGGCGAGACGTGTGCCTCTCGATGCGGTCGGGATTCAGTGCCATATTTCAGCCCGGCCGATGTACAGCTATGGTCCGGGTCTGCAGCGATTTATGGAGCGGGTGCGTGAGATGGGGCTCCAGATCTTCCTGAGTGAGATGGACGTCAATGATCGGGAGGTGGACCGGACTCCTGGGAGGCAGGATGTGGAGGTCGCCCAGACCTACAGCCGTTTTCTGGCGATGGCGCTGGAAGAGCGGGCTGTCACGGCGGTCCTGTTCTGGGGTGTCGATGACGGCCAGAGCTGGTTGCGGTATGAAAATGGACGTGACGACCAGACCCGTCCGCTGCTCTTCGACCAGAACCTTCGCCCGAAGGAGGCGTTTTATGCGGCAAGAGCAGCCATGGAAACGCGTTCGACGCCGTCAAAGACAGGTCTGTAG
- a CDS encoding flagellar hook-associated protein 3, protein MRIDPNFITGLTGSLNAISATEQRLTQQLSSGSRVNQLSDDSVAVSSAARMQSELALNDTFINTATGLTGRMQTADSALSTVVQQLTQAISLSTQANNGTLNADAKATVAQQLQNIKSTVLSMANSSFQGQYLFAGSATDAPAFASNGTYSGDSSIQYVTTPTGQKIATNVPGSNIFSQALSALDDAIAGATSGDTTATGKLGAALNTVTAQRAAFENSLSAVQSASDTASQRKSEITISQTELLSADPAQVATDLSNTQTQQKALLSVIASLGKSNLFDFLS, encoded by the coding sequence ATGCGTATCGATCCCAATTTCATCACTGGCCTTACCGGTTCGCTGAACGCGATTTCAGCAACAGAACAGCGTTTGACGCAGCAGCTCTCGAGCGGATCGCGCGTGAATCAGTTGTCGGATGACTCTGTCGCCGTCAGCAGTGCAGCCCGCATGCAGTCAGAGCTTGCCCTCAACGACACGTTTATCAATACGGCGACCGGTCTCACCGGCCGCATGCAGACAGCCGACAGCGCCTTGAGCACAGTGGTGCAGCAGTTGACCCAGGCGATTTCGCTGTCGACGCAGGCAAACAACGGAACGCTGAATGCCGACGCGAAAGCCACCGTGGCGCAGCAGCTGCAGAACATCAAGTCCACGGTCCTTTCCATGGCGAACAGCTCTTTCCAGGGGCAATATCTCTTTGCCGGCAGCGCTACTGACGCTCCCGCATTTGCTTCGAATGGAACCTATTCCGGAGACAGCTCGATCCAGTACGTAACCACTCCGACAGGGCAGAAGATCGCCACCAATGTGCCGGGATCGAACATCTTCTCGCAGGCTCTCAGCGCTCTGGACGATGCTATTGCCGGCGCGACCTCCGGGGATACGACGGCGACAGGCAAGCTTGGGGCGGCATTGAATACAGTTACGGCGCAGCGCGCAGCTTTTGAGAACTCGCTGTCTGCCGTTCAGAGCGCCAGCGATACGGCCAGCCAGCGTAAGTCGGAGATTACGATTTCCCAGACAGAGCTGTTGAGTGCCGATCCGGCCCAGGTTGCTACAGATCTCAGCAATACCCAAACCCAGCAGAAGGCATTGCTGAGTGTGATTGCGTCCCTGGGCAAATCCAATCTCTTCGACTTCCTCTCATAG
- the flgK gene encoding flagellar hook-associated protein FlgK, with the protein MSIGSLASLMSLAGSALDSTQKALNVTAQNVANQNTAGYTRRVVAFQDSVSVSAVNVSVTQQRDPIVEQRLANQTQVAQAASSKLSALNDLQNVFPVNSSGSTALGSALDGLWTSFASLEANPSDTATRQAVLSAAGSFASAMNSAASQLDQQISGINTQIGGIATNINSLSKTIAGLNQQILEGRDTDGSISEQRQQAITQLSNYLGVSVTPNTDNAAVTVTASNGAVLVGGASSYAFDTSSTSGLTGGQIGGMVAVRDGALATARTALDQFATSVANAVNTQNAAGVDANGSGGGPIFSSPSSATGFAANIKVVMTSPSGIAAAASGEGSGGSGNASALAALKDAKNTNGETGGDFLAAMLSEIGAQASAASTDNTAQNATLTQIQSQRDAVSGVSLDEEAANLTMYQRAYQANARIFAVADKLMAEAINLGQDTTVS; encoded by the coding sequence ATGTCTATCGGAAGCCTGGCTTCATTGATGTCGCTAGCCGGCTCGGCGTTGGATTCGACGCAGAAGGCGCTCAATGTAACCGCGCAGAATGTGGCTAACCAGAACACCGCTGGTTATACCCGACGCGTAGTGGCCTTTCAGGATTCCGTATCGGTCTCCGCTGTCAACGTCAGCGTGACCCAGCAGCGCGACCCCATCGTGGAGCAGCGCCTGGCGAACCAGACCCAGGTGGCGCAGGCGGCCAGCTCCAAGCTGTCAGCACTGAACGATCTCCAGAATGTCTTTCCGGTCAACAGCAGCGGAAGCACCGCGCTCGGAAGCGCTTTGGATGGCTTATGGACCTCGTTTGCCAGTCTTGAGGCCAATCCTTCGGATACTGCGACACGCCAGGCGGTATTATCCGCGGCCGGATCGTTCGCTTCGGCGATGAACTCAGCAGCGAGCCAACTGGACCAGCAGATCTCTGGGATCAATACTCAGATCGGCGGCATTGCTACAAACATTAATAGCCTGAGTAAGACGATCGCCGGTCTGAACCAGCAGATCCTTGAAGGCAGAGATACTGACGGCTCAATTAGTGAGCAGCGGCAGCAGGCTATCACCCAGCTCTCCAATTATCTCGGCGTTTCCGTCACCCCCAATACGGACAACGCTGCTGTAACCGTGACCGCGAGTAACGGTGCAGTTCTTGTCGGCGGCGCATCTTCGTATGCATTCGATACTTCCTCGACCTCTGGTCTTACCGGTGGACAGATCGGCGGAATGGTAGCCGTACGCGACGGAGCTTTGGCAACCGCCCGTACCGCGCTGGACCAGTTCGCTACGAGCGTAGCGAATGCCGTCAATACCCAGAATGCTGCGGGTGTGGATGCAAACGGCAGCGGCGGCGGACCGATCTTTTCGTCACCGTCGAGCGCTACAGGATTTGCGGCAAATATCAAGGTCGTGATGACCAGTCCATCAGGGATTGCTGCTGCGGCTTCGGGAGAAGGTTCAGGAGGCAGTGGAAACGCCTCTGCGTTGGCTGCGCTAAAGGATGCAAAGAACACCAATGGAGAGACCGGCGGAGACTTTCTTGCAGCAATGTTGTCCGAGATCGGTGCGCAGGCAAGCGCCGCCTCCACGGACAATACCGCTCAGAATGCGACGCTGACGCAGATCCAGTCACAGCGCGATGCGGTCTCCGGAGTGTCGCTGGACGAAGAGGCGGCCAATCTGACGATGTACCAGAGGGCTTATCAAGCCAATGCGCGTATCTTCGCGGTTGCGGACAAATTGATGGCGGAAGCGATCAACCTCGGACAGGACACGACGGTCTCCTAA
- the flgM gene encoding flagellar biosynthesis anti-sigma factor FlgM — protein MANETSGIGNLGSLVNGLGIEKTSGVARSAKAASATEAKSIQQDQTTLSPAAGALAQAVNGDDTRMEKVAALQKAIADGSYNVPSTAVADKLISSMLK, from the coding sequence ATGGCAAACGAAACGAGTGGCATTGGAAATCTCGGCAGCCTGGTAAATGGCCTCGGTATTGAGAAGACGAGTGGCGTGGCACGGAGCGCCAAGGCCGCGTCCGCAACAGAAGCCAAGAGCATCCAGCAGGATCAGACAACCCTTAGCCCCGCGGCGGGAGCACTCGCCCAGGCTGTCAATGGCGACGATACGCGCATGGAGAAAGTCGCCGCGCTGCAGAAGGCGATTGCCGACGGCAGCTATAACGTGCCATCGACCGCGGTAGCTGACAAGCTGATCTCGTCGATGCTCAAATAG
- a CDS encoding flagellar basal body P-ring protein FlgI: MFGADARLAHVKDIATIEGIRENQLVGYGIVVGLQGTGDSQQTGFPMQTLAATLSRMGVSVPSNGIRVQNLAAVFVSASLPPFARPGTRIDVTVAAAGDAKSLDGGMLLMTPLYGADGRIYAQAQGSLALGGYSVSANGNTKQTNHPTTARIPTGAMVERGVPLELAGRQTFSLLLNDADFRSAESMATAVNKALGRSAARAMDSRRIELQVGPGEDIPQLLARVEAVEVALAPSARVIVNERTGTVVIGGQVVLQPVSILHGGLSVNVVSEFEVSQPNAFAQGTTQVVQQTKVDAKDKPVNRIELKQGATVEELVKDLQAIGATARDVISILQAMKAAGALEAEIEVL; this comes from the coding sequence ATGTTCGGCGCCGACGCCCGCCTGGCGCATGTGAAGGACATTGCGACCATTGAGGGGATTCGCGAAAACCAGCTTGTTGGGTATGGCATTGTCGTGGGTCTCCAGGGGACTGGAGACAGTCAGCAGACGGGGTTTCCGATGCAGACTTTGGCTGCGACGCTCTCCCGCATGGGTGTGAGCGTGCCGTCGAACGGAATCCGCGTGCAGAACCTGGCCGCGGTTTTCGTCTCGGCGTCGCTGCCGCCCTTCGCCCGGCCCGGAACCCGTATCGACGTGACGGTGGCGGCTGCGGGCGACGCTAAGAGTCTTGATGGTGGGATGTTGCTGATGACTCCGTTGTACGGCGCGGATGGCCGTATCTACGCACAGGCGCAGGGGTCGCTGGCGCTCGGCGGATATTCCGTCAGCGCGAATGGCAATACCAAGCAGACCAATCATCCGACGACGGCCAGAATTCCGACCGGAGCCATGGTGGAACGGGGAGTTCCGCTCGAACTTGCCGGTCGTCAGACCTTCTCTCTGCTGTTGAATGATGCTGATTTTCGCAGTGCGGAATCGATGGCGACTGCGGTGAATAAGGCACTTGGACGCTCGGCGGCACGAGCGATGGACAGCCGCCGCATCGAGCTCCAAGTCGGTCCCGGAGAGGATATTCCACAACTTCTGGCCCGCGTGGAGGCCGTGGAAGTGGCTCTGGCGCCAAGTGCCCGGGTCATTGTTAACGAACGTACTGGAACAGTCGTAATTGGCGGCCAGGTGGTGCTGCAGCCGGTTTCGATCCTGCACGGCGGTCTGAGCGTCAATGTGGTCTCAGAGTTCGAGGTCAGCCAGCCAAACGCGTTCGCGCAGGGAACAACGCAGGTGGTGCAGCAAACCAAGGTAGATGCAAAGGATAAGCCGGTCAACCGCATCGAGCTCAAGCAGGGCGCGACGGTGGAAGAACTGGTGAAGGATCTGCAGGCGATCGGGGCTACAGCTCGTGACGTGATCTCGATTCTGCAGGCAATGAAGGCGGCAGGAGCGTTAGAAGCTGAGATTGAGGTGCTGTGA
- a CDS encoding flagellar basal body L-ring protein FlgH, translated as MNAMKNEWKYIALVMLVLLLLGVEISMAQGKSKKQDVAASSLDSYLARVHAEDAGSQTSPGSIWTENGRMARMGSDMRARFPHDLIQVVVQESVVASTDGTVKGARTSNASSQITSLFSKLSVSSAAQNLIGQNSAAGLSGQGSSANNSSLLTTFGGQVVEVLPNGMLVIEAARQVEFSQQTQTIVLRGLVRPEDISQQNQVLSTAISSLELQVRGKGIVTDYTRRPNVLVRLLQKAVIF; from the coding sequence ATGAATGCGATGAAGAATGAGTGGAAATATATCGCGTTAGTGATGCTGGTGCTTCTGTTGCTGGGAGTGGAGATCTCCATGGCACAGGGGAAGTCCAAAAAGCAGGATGTCGCGGCCAGCTCGCTGGATTCTTATCTGGCCCGCGTTCATGCTGAGGACGCCGGTTCGCAGACCTCGCCTGGCTCCATCTGGACCGAGAACGGCCGGATGGCGCGGATGGGCAGCGATATGCGCGCCCGGTTCCCACATGATTTGATCCAGGTGGTGGTTCAGGAGAGCGTGGTCGCAAGCACCGATGGCACCGTGAAGGGGGCGCGGACCTCGAATGCGAGCTCGCAGATTACGTCGCTGTTCAGCAAGTTGAGCGTAAGTTCCGCAGCCCAAAATCTGATCGGCCAGAATTCGGCGGCCGGGTTGAGTGGGCAGGGAAGCAGCGCCAACAACTCCAGCTTACTGACGACATTCGGTGGGCAAGTCGTCGAGGTGCTCCCGAACGGTATGCTCGTGATCGAAGCAGCACGCCAGGTCGAGTTCAGCCAGCAGACGCAGACGATTGTGCTGCGCGGCCTGGTTCGTCCGGAAGATATCTCGCAGCAGAATCAGGTACTGTCGACCGCCATTTCCAGCCTTGAGTTGCAGGTGCGCGGGAAAGGCATCGTGACCGACTACACCCGCCGTCCTAATGTGCTGGTCCGGTTGTTGCAGAAAGCGGTGATCTTCTAA
- a CDS encoding flagella basal body P-ring formation protein FlgA: MRILLVVGLATGTVLGQAKCARTPELAVVGVAAAPVELGESGGYRVEAVKHDLVGRGSWAVVRSCSHPEWPAYMLPAPVDVKAQTPVTKVASLELAVRAGERVFVRSNSTSSRMQMAGIADRSGMVGDVIPVSMAVFGSEGSERRVQAVIKGKGEVELR; the protein is encoded by the coding sequence ATGCGGATTCTTCTGGTGGTAGGTCTAGCAACTGGAACAGTACTCGGGCAGGCAAAGTGCGCACGCACGCCGGAGCTTGCCGTCGTAGGAGTGGCTGCTGCTCCAGTAGAGCTGGGGGAGAGTGGCGGATACCGCGTGGAGGCCGTGAAGCACGATCTGGTTGGGCGTGGAAGCTGGGCCGTGGTGCGGTCTTGCTCGCACCCGGAATGGCCGGCCTACATGTTGCCGGCGCCGGTAGATGTAAAAGCGCAGACGCCTGTCACCAAGGTGGCGTCGCTAGAACTGGCAGTCCGCGCAGGGGAACGGGTTTTTGTGAGATCAAACTCGACCTCAAGCCGTATGCAGATGGCGGGCATCGCGGACCGCAGCGGCATGGTGGGAGATGTCATTCCGGTTTCGATGGCGGTATTTGGCAGTGAGGGCTCCGAACGTAGAGTCCAGGCGGTGATCAAAGGAAAAGGCGAGGTCGAACTGCGATGA
- the flgG gene encoding flagellar basal-body rod protein FlgG, with product MIRALYTAASGMSAQQMNLDTVANNLANSATAGFRRRRLQFEDMIYQNVVTPGSAQSTQTTQAGLQIGLGTKPVATEVIMTQGDFNQTGNNLDLAIQGQGFFQVTRPDGAIAYTRAGSFHLNNQGQMVTANGDLLTPQITIPSNATNVQISQYGVVSATIPGQTQSSQLGTLQLATFANPGGLNSIGGNLFLPSTSSGTAITDTPGGTTGVGTLQQGYLENSNVDAVEEFVQMIMAQRAYESNSKVVKTADDMYGQINNLVR from the coding sequence ATGATACGGGCGTTATACACGGCAGCCAGCGGCATGAGCGCGCAGCAGATGAATCTGGATACGGTTGCCAACAATCTGGCTAACTCAGCGACGGCAGGATTCCGCCGCCGGCGTCTTCAGTTCGAAGACATGATCTATCAGAACGTCGTTACTCCTGGCAGTGCGCAGAGCACGCAGACGACCCAGGCCGGCCTGCAGATCGGTCTCGGAACCAAGCCGGTTGCGACCGAGGTCATCATGACCCAGGGCGACTTCAACCAGACCGGCAACAACCTCGATCTTGCTATCCAGGGACAGGGCTTCTTCCAGGTCACCCGCCCAGATGGCGCTATCGCTTACACGCGTGCCGGCAGCTTCCATCTGAACAATCAGGGACAGATGGTCACGGCGAACGGCGATCTTCTTACGCCGCAGATCACGATTCCTTCGAATGCAACGAACGTTCAGATCTCACAGTACGGCGTGGTGTCGGCAACGATTCCAGGACAGACACAGAGCTCGCAGCTCGGCACGCTTCAGCTTGCTACTTTTGCGAACCCGGGAGGCCTGAACTCGATCGGCGGCAACCTGTTTCTGCCCAGCACCTCATCGGGAACCGCGATTACAGATACGCCAGGTGGAACGACTGGCGTCGGCACGCTGCAACAGGGTTATCTCGAGAACTCGAACGTAGACGCGGTTGAGGAGTTTGTGCAGATGATCATGGCCCAGCGGGCTTATGAGAGTAACTCCAAGGTGGTTAAGACCGCCGACGATATGTACGGCCAAATCAATAACCTGGTGCGCTAA